A stretch of Aedes aegypti strain LVP_AGWG chromosome 2, AaegL5.0 Primary Assembly, whole genome shotgun sequence DNA encodes these proteins:
- the LOC5575750 gene encoding THUMP domain-containing protein 1 homolog, whose translation MSTAAKRPKMDKKGKSDKRNYYAKAFAGGAKKFLEPGQCGFMVTCNFREKDCIQESYRLLNECADELYGKVEDTQEKTPADQNEDEEEEVDISVQVQNQAEAAKKQRPQFRFQSVETGAKNCCFITTTLKEPKEIALKILRELNETKKRKSRNILRLMPIEVVTRANLKDIIDAAGALFDKYFLKEPKKFAIMFNRRFNNNVDRSEVIDQLAGLITSKNIHNKANLKNPDLAIIVEVIKGLCLISVVPDYFQLRKYNMVEICAQRDEGDKEKSEDKEVEKAEDKTDATTENSEGDKVKTTEDAEMTEDSTADVKTDEKLKEDKPEDTPASDAVESTAE comes from the coding sequence ATGTCGACCGCAGCGAAGCGTCCCAAGATGGACAAAAAGGGGAAATCGGACAAGCGAAATTACTATGCCAAAGCGTTTGCCGGCGGAGCCAAGAAGTTCCTGGAACCGGGGCAGTGTGGATTTATGGTGACGTGCAACTTCCGCGAAAAAGACTGCATTCAGGAGAGCTACCGGCTGCTGAACGAATGCGCTGACGAGTTGTACGGTAAAGTGGAAGATACCCAGGAAAAGACTCCCGCCGATCAGAACGAGGACGAAGAGGAGGAAGTTGACATCTCAGTTCAGGTACAAAATCAGGCAGAGGCAGCCAAGAAGCAGCGACCTCAGTTCCGGTTCCAGTCGGTCGAAACCGGAGCGAAGAACTGTTGCTTCATCACAACGACCCTGAAGGAACCCAAGGAGATTGCGTTGAAAATCCTCCGCGAACTAAACGAAACCAAGAAGCGCAAAAGCCGAAACATTCTGCGGCTAATGCCGATCGAAGTGGTCACCAGGGCCAATCTGAAGGACATCATCGATGCAGCGGGCGCCCTATTCGACAAgtacttcctgaaggaaccgaAGAAGTTTGCCATCATGTTCAACAGGCGTTTCAACAACAATGTCGACCGGAGCGAAGTCATCGACCAGCTGGCCGGTCTGATTACTTCGAAGAACATTCACAACAAGGCCAATCTGAAGAATCCGGATCTGGCCATCATTGTGGAAGTCATCAAAGGACTGTGTCTGATTAGTGTCGTGCCGGACTACTTCCAGCTGAGGAAGTACAATATGGTGGAGATTTGTGCCCAAAGGGATGAAGGTGATAAGGAAAAGTCGGAGGACAAGGAGGTCGAGAAGGCAGAAGATAAGACGGATGCGACAACAGAGAATTCAGAGGGCGATAAAGTGAAGACGACAGAAGATGCCGAAATGACCGAAGACTCGACAGCAGATGTCAAGACAGACGAGAAGCTGAAGGAAGATAAGCCAGAGGACACTCCGGCGTCAGATGCGGTAGAATCTACCGCGGAATAA
- the LOC5575752 gene encoding 28S ribosomal protein S22, mitochondrial — MLKVPSGARLLSEFIKNATTHKTAARWYCVASSSSGSEGKSFLSYDKDPGPVFMREDVQKLLKSMTRLELDRVFRKRSVRDNTVEYKFMTDDQVRREVMQSIGRADRMLQMPPVVDVMHENLKVLSKDGALKGFSEAKMVFTDITFGLKNSKRTIVERLPDGTLQEAAYETRKRLNQIYFPLKGRYVRTPKMFEAGNLKKILEAKEYEFVLDRACVQFEPYEKEYHNLTATVYLHVNENKEFDSLRSTRHFGPMAFFLAWHRLVDDLLLDMIKRDYLRNGVELIALFASLHEGVQVKAEGFDQLKDFVLSSEAPMFTAEDKSLEDLQQDEKYLAVIEKFVTDHCTKKVQLNLAIAAYKEMALERQQLAEGIRKMHGGR, encoded by the exons ATGTTGAAAGTTCCATCTGGTGCCCGGCTGCTATcggaattcattaaaaatgccACCACACATAAGACGGCGGCGCGATGGTACTGCGTCGCTTCTTCTTCATCCGGCTCGGAAGGGAAATCGTTTCTGTCTTATG ACAAAGATCCGGGGCCGGTGTTTATGCGCGAGGACGTTCAAAAGCTGCTGAAATCGATGACCCGGCTAGAGCTGGATCGGGTCTTCCGGAAGCGTTCGGTCAGGGATAACACCGTGGAGTACAAATTCATGACCGATGATCAGGTGCGCCGGGAGGTAATGCAATCGATTGGAAGAGCAGACCGAATGCTACAGATGCCTCCGGTCGTGGACGTAATGCACGAGAACTTGAAGGTCCTGTCGAAGGATGGAGCACTCAAAGGCTTCTCCGAGGCGAAGATGGTCTTCACGGATATCACATTCGGGTTGAAGAACAGTAAGCGAACCATTGTGGAGCGCCTTCCGGATGGGACGCTGCAGGAAGCTGCCTACGAGACGCGGAAACGTTTGAACCAGATTTACTTCCCACTGAAGGGACGATACGTGCGAACGCCAAAGATGTTCGAGGCGGGCAATCTTAAAAAGATCCTGGAGGCAAAGGAATACGAGTTTGTGCTGGACAGGGCTTGCGTTCAGTTCGAACCTTATGAGAAGGAATATCACAATTTGACCGCCACTGTTTATCTGCACGTGAACGAAAACAAGGAATTTGATTCACTGCGATCGACGAGACACTTTGGACCGATGGCATTCTTCTTGGCGTGGCATCGATTGGTGGACGATTTGCTGCTGGATATGATCAAGCGAGATTATTTGAGAAACGGAGTCGAACTGATTGCCTTGTTTGCTTCCCTGCACGAAGGAGTGCAAGTTAAGGCGGAAGGATTCGACCAACTGAAGGATTTCGTGCTGAGTTCGGAAGCGCCCATGTTCACAGCGGAAGACAAGAGCCTGGAAGATCTGCAACAGGATGAAAAGTATCTCGCTGTCATAGAAAAGTTTGTTACCGACCATTGTACCAAGAAAGTGCAGCTCAATTTGGCGATTGCGGCGTACAAAGAGATGGCCCTCGAGAGGCAACAATTGGCGGAAGGAATTCGTAAGATGCACGGCGGGAGATAG
- the LOC5575751 gene encoding histidine triad nucleotide-binding protein 1 → MNRLSASAGLIRRLVQPKKVAWSLSQPLRLLTTETGSGNPKPPVPDADTIFDKIIRRQIPADIIFEDDLCMAFNDITPQGPVHFLVIPKRRIPMLEDGSTGDTELFGHLMLIAGQLGKQRAPQGFRLVVNNGEHGCQSVSHLHLHVIGGRQLGWPPG, encoded by the coding sequence ATGAATCGTCTGAGCGCTTCCGCTGGATTAATCCGGCGTTTGGTACAACCGAAAAAGGTCGCATGGTCACTGTCCCAGCCGCTGCGATTGCTGACAACCGAGACCGGATCCGGCAATCCAAAGCCACCGGTTCCCGATGCCGACACCATCTTCGATAAAATCATCCGTCGCCAGATCCCGGCGGACATCATCTTCGAGGATGACCTTTGCATGGCCTTCAACGATATAACTCCGCAAGGGCCGGTCCATTTCCTGGTGATTCCGAAACGAAGGATCCCAATGCTGGAGGATGGATCGACCGGTGATACGGAACTCTTCGGGCATCTGATGTTGATTGCCGGTCAGCTGGGGAAACAGCGTGCACCGCAAGGATTTCGCCTCGTGGTCAACAACGGAGAACACGGATGCCAGTCGGTGTCTCACTTGCATTTGCATGTCATCGGAGGACGCCAGCTGGGATGGCCACCGGGATAG